The Chanos chanos chromosome 16, fChaCha1.1, whole genome shotgun sequence genome has a window encoding:
- the znf281a gene encoding zinc finger protein 281, with translation MSLIQDKLGGEFLRSNGGMEPGFSAGMIMFSHLPPVTSFTRLASQTVMTDLQPHEMILKKERDSPDCGGGGGGMGGGMGGGGGGGMGMSGMLGGIGDYVHSMGIKQEKMSEHDYRLPYYPGGGVGSGGGRDGGGGGGGGDLLQVSLGTHQNLLAHDLSLGNLSGRLVKEPSGKRGRRSNGDGQEGKTRRKRGESKSMMLDADGESLSPNSKPHICEHCNAAFRSSYHLRRHVLIHTGERPFRCSQCNMSFIQKYLLQRHEKIHSGEKPFGCDQCNMRFIQKYHMERHRRTHSGEKPYKCDTCQQYFSRTDRLLKHKRTCGDTIKKGLDGTEPDLGDSGHGSYGITQGNAAASGRKRGKSKNPGEGGERKRKRGGGAGAGGVAAATAGAATGSGVMEGAHAQGSGGFGLHGFNSMENHGGVSSSSSAPQPGPSMHGEHGRAPKMAFKKGNRKGQDKNAQHAQLEQPKTSGMDLSGGTGLDGLGLLQGPGAKSGPTSSNYDDAMQFLKKRRYLHAANNGGGGTGATDYDVGVGHLQPQPTVIQGGVSGVMDGDTSLGLLDSSPLAVDIKQDKSGIPDEVLQSLLDHYAHKPDVTFDLSDHHHVELQPASADGPMGHEDDPPSPSGGDKSVIMHEYSRFLLQALERTSHNASFPLGPSPPGISTNVTGPFSVPAPLFSDKHVYTTSPLECTFGQSVVSSPSLSSSSSSVPKSHFTLLGSSSPPQSFHLSGLEPSAHTQPPPPPPPTQQQLTPSQELTEQLEKQHTPTPPPPSQTPSTSTYQIPPPPQPPTQSDMSGQKEAQGSKNRVASSAGGFSLAPSQGLGALDSAKTSYQIENFAQAFGAQFKGSRVPLAFGSDSGGEVDHRIRTPVSEFSGYSSLLADVSDPVSTASKTLTSQSYR, from the exons ATGAGTCTGATCCAGGACAAGCTGGGCGGTGAGTTCCTTCGCTCCAACGGCGGGATGGAGCCGGGCTTCAGCGCGGGCATGATCATGTTCAGTCACCTCCCACCCGTCACCAGCTTCACCCGACTGGCCAGCCAGACCGTCATGACAGACCTGCAGCCCCACGAGATGATCCTGAAAAAGGAGCGCGACTCTCCGgactgtggaggaggaggaggagggatggGGGGAGGCATGGGAGGAGGCGGCGGTGGTGGAATGGGTATGAGCGGTATGCTTGGAGGCATAGGCGACTACGTCCACTCCATGGGCATTAAACAGGAGAAGATGTCGGAGCACGACTACAGGCTGCCCTACTACCCGGGAGGCGGGGTCGGATCCGGAGGGGGGCGggacggaggaggaggaggaggaggaggagacctCCTGCAGGTGTCTCTCGGCACCCACCAGAATCTGTTGGCGCACGACCTCAGTTTGGGAAAC CTGTCAGGCCGTTTGGTGAAAGAGCCCTCGGGGAAAAGAGGTCGTAGGTCAAATGGCGATGGACAGGAGGGGAAGACACGAAGGAAACGAGGAGAATCGAAG TCCATGATGCTGGATGCAGATGGTGAGAGTTTATCTCCAAACTCCAAACCGCACATTTGTGAGCACTGCAACGCAGCGTTTCGCAGTTCCTACCACCTGCGCAGACatgtactcatacacacag GAGAGAGGCCTTTCAGATGTAGTCAGTGCAACATGAGCTTCATACAGAAATACCTCCTGCAGAGACACGAGAAGATACACAGCG gAGAGAAGCCATTCGGCTGTGACCAGTGCAACATGCGCTTCATTCAGAAATACCACATGGAGAGACACAGGAGAACCCACAGCGGAGAAAAGCCATACAAATGTGACACCTGCCAACAG TATTTCTCCAGGACGGACCGGTTGTTGAAGCACAAACGGACGTGCGGAGACACCATAAAGAAGGGTCTGGACGGGACGGAGCCCGATTTGGGCGACTCCGGACACGGCAGCTACGGAATCACTCAGGGAAACGCTGCGGCCTCCGGACGTAAAAGGGGCAAGTCCAAAAAcccaggggaggggggggaacGCAAGCggaagaggggaggaggagCCGGGGCAGGGGGGGTGGCGGCAGCGACGGCGGGGGCGGCGACGGGGTCTGGAGTGATGGAGGGGGCGCACGCTCAGGGGTCCGGCGGGTTTGGCCTGCACGGCTTTAACTCCATGGAGAATCACGGAGGAGTGTCTTCGTCCTCGTCGGCTCCCCAGCCCGGTCCCAGCATGCACGGGGAGCACGGGCGGGCGCCCAAGATGGCCTTCAAGAAGGGGAACCGGAAGGGCCAGGACAAGAATGCCCAACACGCCCAACTGGAGCAGCCCAAGACCAGCGGCATGGATCTTTCCGGAGGAACCGGCCTGGACGGCCTGGGTCTCCTCCAAGGCCCCGGTGCCAAATCCGGCCCGACCAGCAGTAACTATGACGACGCCATGCAGTTTCTGAAGAAGAGACGTTACCTGCACGCCGCCAACAACGGAGGGGGAGGGACTGGGGCTACGGATTACGACGTGGGTGTGGGACACCTGCAGCCGCAGCCGACGGTTATCCAGGGCGGGGTCTCTGGGGTGATGGATGGCGACACCTCCCTTGGGCTTTTAGACTCCTCCCCCTTGGCAGTGGACATCAAACAGGACAAGTCGGGAATCCCGGACGAGGTTTTGCAGAGCCTCTTGGATCACTACGCCCACAAGCCCGACGTGACCTTCGACCTGTCCGACCACCATCACGTGGAGCTCCAGCCCGCCTCCGCCGACGGGCCAATGGGGCACGAGGACGACCCCCCGAGCCCATCGGGTGGAGACAAATCCGTAATCATGCACGAGTATTCCCGTTTCTTGCTGCAGGCTTTGGAGCGCACTAGTCACAATGCCAGTTTCCCCTTGGGCCCCAGCCCGCCGGGGATTTCCACGAACGTCACCGGACCGTTCTCCGTGCCCGCGCCGCTCTTCTCTGACAAACATGTGTACACCACATCCCCCCTGGAGTGTACCTTCGGCCAGTCCGTGGTCTCTtcgccctccctctcttcctcttcctcctccgtGCCAAAGTCCCACTTCACACTGCTGGGCAGCTCATCTCCTCCACAGAGCTTCCACCTGAGTGGTCTGGAACCTTCCGCTCACACACAACCTCCGCCACCTCCTCCGCCGACGCAGCAACAGCTCACGCCGTCCCAGGAGCTCACCGAGCAACTGGAGAAACagcacacccccacccctcctccaccctcgCAAACCCCATCCACCAGCACCTACCAGATCCCGCCCCCGCCGCAGCCGCCGACGCAGTCCGACATGAGCGGGCAGAAAGAAGCCCAGGGCTCCAAAAACAGGGTGGCTTCATCTGCGGGGGGATTCTCCCTGGCCCCCTCCCAGGGCCTGGGTGCTTTGGACTCGGCCAAGACCTCGTACCAGATCGAGAACTTCGCCCAGGCGTTCGGGGCTCAGTTCAAGGGGAGCCGAGTTCCCCTGGCCTTCGGCAGTGACTCGGGGGGAGAGGTAGACCATCGCATACGGACGCCAGTCTCCGAATTCTCAGGGTATAGCAGTCTCTTAGCTGACGTCAGTGACCCAGTCAGCACCGCCTCCAAAACTCTCACAAGCCAAAGCTACAGGTGA